The Megalops cyprinoides isolate fMegCyp1 chromosome 10, fMegCyp1.pri, whole genome shotgun sequence genome window below encodes:
- the LOC118783990 gene encoding trypsin-like, with protein MRFILLAIALGCAAADLTEDGRVVNGYDCRPHSQPWQVYLTYSGGNRWCGGSLINQWWVLSAAHCAKPASQLEVHLGEHDTYREEGTEQRFWVSKVISHPYYNPQNLDNDIMLIKLARPAQYTQYVQPIPLPTRCPYTDENCLVSGWGNTITNGVQYPRVLQCLNQPIIDHAICRNAYPHLFTDNMVCSGFMQGGASSCQGDSGGPLVCNGQLQGVVSWGYQCAQTGHPSVYVRVCRYNDWINSIMSSN; from the exons ATGAGATTCATTCTGCTGGCCATCGCTCTAGGCTGCGCAG CGGCTGACCTGACGGAGGACGGGAGAGTAGTGAACGGCTACGACTGCCGCCCGCACTCCCAGCCCTGGCAGGTGTACCTCACCTACAGCGGGGGCAACCGCTGGTGCGGCGGGTCCCTCATCAACCAGTGGTGGGTGTTGTCTGCGGCCCACTGCGCCAAGCC TGCAAGCCAGTTGGAGGTGCACCTTGGCGAGCATGACACCTACCGCGAAGAAGGCACAGAGCAGCGCTTCTGGGTGTCAAAGGTCATCTCCCATCCCTACTACAACCCTCAGAACCTGGACAACGACATCATGCTCATCAAGCTGGCCCGTCCCGCCCAATACACCCAGTACGTCCAGCCCATCCCCCTGCCCACACGCTGCCCCTACACAGACGAAAACTGCCTGGTGTCTGGCTGGGGCAACACCATCACCAATGGAG TCCAATACCCTAGAGTTCTGCAGTGCCTGAACCAGCCCATCATCGATCATGCCATCTGCCGCAATGCCTACCCCCATCTGTTCACCGATAACATGGTATGCTCCGGGTTTATGCAGGGAGGAGCCAGCAGCTGCCAG GGTGACTCGGGTGGCCCCCTGGTGTGTAACGGTCAGCTGCAGGGCGTGGTGTCCTGGGGCTACCAGTGTGCACAGACCGGACACCCTAGTGTGTACGTTCGGGTGTGCCGCTATAACGACTGGATCAACAGCATCATGAGCAgcaactga